In Euphorbia lathyris chromosome 10, ddEupLath1.1, whole genome shotgun sequence, a single genomic region encodes these proteins:
- the LOC136209959 gene encoding large ribosomal subunit protein bL28m, which produces MAFRGREIMNKVLKKVGEKNLAPGVKESLKKCIPDKKIIMGRANRGLYAGRHIQFGNRVSEDGGNKTRRNWKPNVQEKRLFSYILDRHIKIQVTTHALRCIDKVGGIDEYLLKTPYQKMNSETGLFWKAKIEKLYEEIGKRDVVFFLAEDEAKLEEGFKDLKLSEREARKEFRKQLNADRTKQKQTEEGRSWTSFTLSSTEDYPGKIVANY; this is translated from the exons ATGGCTTTTAGAGGGAGGGAAATTATGAACAAGGTACTGAAAAAGGTAGGAGAGAAAAATTTGGCACCGGGAGTTAAGGAATCGCTCAAGAAATGCATACCCGATAAAAAGATCATTATGGGCAGAGCCAATCGTGGCTTGTATGCTGGTCGCCACATCCAGTTCGGCAATCGTGTCAGTGAAGACGGCGGTAACAA GACCAGGAGGAATTGGAAGCCAAATGTTCAGGAGAAGAGACTATTCAGTTACATCCTAGACCGACATATTAAAATTCAAGTCACAACTCATGCCCTTCGTTGCATAGACAAAGTAGGAGGGATTGACGAGTACCTGCTAAAGACTCCTTACCAAAAAATGAACTCAGAAACGGGCCTCTTTTGGAAAGCTAAGATTGAAAAGCTGTATGAAGAAATTGGGAAGAGGGATGTAGTCTTCTTTTTGGCAGAAGATGAAGCCAAACTTGAAGAGGGTTTCAAAGATTTGAAACTGTCTGAAAGGGAGGCTCGTAAGGAATTCAGAAAACAGTTGAATGCTGATCGGACCAAACAGAAGCAAACCGAGGAAGGTAGAAGCTGGACTAGTTTCACCTTATCAAGCACCGAAGACTATCCAGGTAAGATTGTGGCTAACTATTGA